Genomic window (Eriocheir sinensis breed Jianghai 21 chromosome 64, ASM2467909v1, whole genome shotgun sequence):
aggttaggttagttttaggttaggttaggttaggttatgttatgttagggttatgtttagtttaaatgcacctgtgtggacgaaactagttttttctggtagatttcggtctgttttgaatgaatgtgctctaaattttttatcgcaaatcattagtctcttggttggaaggggggggggtaaaaaaaaaaacacgtgatttgcgatagaaatgacacgcatattcattcaaaacaggccgaaaactaccgaaaaaaactagtttcgttcggaaatgcgagactggtgaagtgctacaaatttaccgatatgaggacgccgcgaccccgtggagtaaactgtggaggagccgtactacgccatcagtgcagtgactcagtgttgtgtgcagtgcagtggtgtgttcagtggtgtgttcactacgtcctacggggtcgagtatgtgtgcatggggaaggccaactctgacccgactgagcactctttcggcaagcgccgcaccatgtgcggcgccaactactggacgagcgtgcagaacttcatggtgagcaacaggttggcccagcgcctgcatttgctgaagctcgtcgggttcttccccggggacgtgcaggccgacctggaccgggccaaggcagaggagaaggaggacgacgaggtgatcttggcccagcttgccagggagctggccgacgaccagccggacccgccgacggacgagttgctcctcgccgcggtcggcaactacgccggctacctggccaggaagttccaggccaactcctctgtggccgagtgctgcaagcaggagcttgcccagcaggaggagatgaagattaccgtggagctcgagagggtcGACACGACATCTGTGATGTTCGAAGAACTGGTCGAgatggtcgacaggggagagctggagacgggccgggcggtcctgaagcggacATCTCCCAATGGCCCAAATGGCGTCCTTCGTTATTTctctgtgggactccctgatgtgcaggtaGGACAAGAAGGATcgaaggttgaggttcctctaccttgccatgcgccacagtgAAGttttcaggcacctcctggatttcctggcggcctcagagacgaccttgcaggggtacaggtgccaggagggcacaacctggccaacaccatcttgccgcacatcagcaggtccctcttcaactgtttcggtgctaatttctccaaggacgtgacctcagaagcgaggaagaacaaggccttgaagcagccgaccggcaggaagaggagcagtatcgaggagggcaggaaggagacggcgaggaacagggacgtgtacaagtccaggaaactgaacttggcccacaagtcataggccaaaatgctaaagtgattgttcaggacgagggccagatagccggcaagacgtgctgcggcaatagtgacatcggaattcaaccaaaataagttgtgattgtatatagaaaaatgaatattttgcttttgttgagtaaaattaagatgtttctgcatgctttcctcaagtattaagtttctaatgtgaaaattaagtgatttattagatgttaaaaacttacgtaaaaaattgcactaaaaaaaaaaaaataagtagctatttcgggcaaaaacttataagatatgctaaatattgctattgattctgaaaatataagtgattatctctgcatttggtgatgtttgtgcatctagcgtaaaatctgaggattttatagcctttttaagttttgttatacttatataaaaaacaattaatcgggattttattagggaacgactttgaattttttgataccgctgctcatggagactcatatatgcctaagggaggtgcctgttttagtttcaggtcgctagctgctttggttttgaaaatatttaaattttaaatttttgaaaatcggccccctgcgaatcggccccgcgccccgtttcccgtcaagagattgtgaagtctatgagcaggcattgcctaactttgtaataactaccgatgaagtccttaaagctctccagtcccttaaaacaaatacaagccccggacctgacaacgtatatcctatactgcttaaccctagaatggaaaccgtttgccgtttggcacaaaaattaaggggtttttgaaactcgcgctcactgtggttaaccttgaccgaatttttcaactcattcacgggcatgtattagtgcgtcgggtgccctgttgaggagagggtatcacagtcctctgatccttctcacttctctggtatgagtgccccgtgtgccattcggcacagcgtttccagtaacgttatttttgttgtcaaatgaagttttggaagtggccattttgacccaggtgtgacgacatgtaggaatttttttggggggtgagtaTACATTAGCCTTTGTACTTCACAAAAACGCTATAtacagaagtttttttttattcggtgatgcgtgataacgtccatgttacgagacagatcgttcagtgagtatgacttggcagcatttctttggtgtgaggacgtgctttcatcacgttgcaagcaggagaatcgccattttcctttgtcattcggTACATGGTTTCCTGGCGCCGTATGTTCAACCGGTCGTATCTCACCATTTGGTCCTAATTCCTCCATTGTGGTCGCATGTGCTGCTCCGTACGTGCGATGTTCAAACAAAGACtacatataaaagaaagacaggaaagctgaacgaaactctgagagcagctggcgtcggctcgctagatggcctTGGTGTAATACGACAGCATCTCCTCCGAGGCAaacccactcctagatctcgggcgctttccaatacactccttggcagctcgaaGAGTCacatttgaaggtatcccacagttctacagggttctCAAGGGAGCCGAGCACATTGAactgatttgagactgtcactgcatagtcTTGAGCACATGCCACGTCTTTCAGCCTTCTTGACCTGACATTAAGCTTgtgtgttgcaacaacaagcctgtggtcagttgcaaagaactcagtactccggtaaaccctgcagttctgaaggatcctccaacgagtacttacgaggatgtggtcaatctccttagctacacctACGGCAACGCTGTACCaaatccagcggtgcagctctgggcccgtatcctcgagagctattaacttttactcttaaagttactatcaaagttaatagtttcaaattattaagagtaaaagctatcctcgtcaactttgagtgtaggtattagcaaaacctggctactattatcttcttcttcttcttctttatggcgagCTCGTtgctaaaggcggtgtcacactagcactttttccgtcgattaatgcgatttccgtcgatttttcatcgttccgcatgaacttatcgcatgaatttgtcagacgatcaggatcgtttccgcctgcaaatttccgcctttgtttacatttccaagaccaagaccgagactttccgcgtggcttcaacctgtctcaaacgctctcctgcagtgacggccttcctcatcctggtgtcatttctggcaataagaggtgtcactaactccagaagtctgtggtactggcttttgtccaacctgatccaattcttcagagtctcatgatcctctaaactcagctcttttaacagcctgtggtacacactttctctttcccgacgagccaaccatgagcgcatccatgcacgctttttggcttgtttagctcgtctaagtctcacaatacacagtattaggttcagaacagcgtatctttgccgcagcgtggactccatgtttgtttacattccttggtctgtgccgacggaaagtttcagacgaaacacagtttgtgtgtgacaggctgcagccaagatatcgacgattttcagaaaaacgacggaaaaagtgctagtgtgacaccgccttaaggacgcctccgtgcaaaacgtaaacatccgacatgaattaagtatatatttcaaaagaaaaataaagaaaagatgtataaatgtacaacagaaacataataaatggcaaacacaagaaaatactgagttttgtggcggatagaagcagcctcaaaggctgtttttactccgtcactcgtcaatacccttatctccccgcctgcgtcacgacttgctctgctgaaattaccgcaccataaccacgtcatctgccccaatgatctacgggccggagaaccagcgcagaaaaggagtaagtttaattggtcgccagatgaaacggtcttcttacatcaaattcaagaaaaaatacgtataatcagagggtgttatgggaagagtatcacccctgaggataagaagagagcgtggactgaagtggcagaagctgtaacaaggttagtaatcacatattcatggttcaattagcttacaaactaacctaacctaatcaagtgggtattttttgcataataacacaaccactgacctcccaaacagaacataccttttcattctgtatctaaatagtttcattatgaccatttctgccacaaccccctctccctcaacaacctaacataactaaacctaaccatgccaaacctgccctgtcctaccgaacacatcctaacttaacatgccaagtttgttgggggggaagagggggttggtatcttgcattggctcatgctgccctcccagagctcatctttgatcctagaatctagagtccgggttgataggtggtcttctggacagcatgtgggtagttttaagccactcggcggcggctgaaaaatcccagcttggtggcaccgggcggggattgaactcgcgtcctcctgaacacgaggccgttactttgacgactcagccaccgccacgaCGCAGCCACCCtctgggggggaagagggggttggtatagatagttaaggcatatttgccctgttttcagtctttatttatttttatttgtttattattttttttattgggggggggatgctaggcatgccagactatggacacttttacaagtactttatgtcaagactatatgggaatgggtaggttttgtgagaatggtaaagtaagattaaaatagtatatttatagcattggtcaaacagattatggtgatataatgttagattggaatgtactcaagataattaaattaaggttaatgcttttatttttttgttacatattcacatattcatgattcaagtaacttgcaaactaacctaacctcgtcaaatgggtatttttgtatacaaacacaaccacagagtttccaaacaggacatactttttcctactgctccatgtgaatagcatcatcataaccatttctgctgcaacccccactccctcaacaatctaacataactaaaccaactcctgctaaacctgtcctacctaacacgtcctaacctaacatggtaggtccccaagtttgttagggtggaaagggggttagtataagagagtcaagtcatatttacctgttattttatttattccttatttagatttttttttggggggggggggggtgggttgggcatgccaggctctcaacacttttacaagtattttatgttaagactatatcggaataggtagatttgatgagaatggtaaagtaagattaaaatattattttgatagcattggtcaaacagtttctggtgatataatgttaggttagaagtatactcaaaagaatggaattaagattaatgctttgaatttttttgtatagctgtattgtgtaatatcatcctacttagagaaaagcattttagaaaagtaggtaatgaaaagtagtatttatggccatgttcataacaactaaaaagttaatgtcttatgatgcatgtaaataaaatattggtactgatttagctttccatcacagcatgtattaaatgttattggagaagttatgggaaataaaaagcatgccatagtgaaacaattaagaaacttgcttcacatttataccctgacagtgccttccgtgggagtggaccccgtacgcaggatgactgtgagaggcgttggtacaacgtacaacaaaaatcaaagccttgcattgccaagtgcaagaatgagcagcagcagactggtaattttttt
Coding sequences:
- the LOC126987073 gene encoding uncharacterized protein LOC126987073, whose translation is MGKANSDPTEHSFGKRRTMCGANYWTSVQNFMVSNRLAQRLHLLKLVGFFPGDVQADLDRAKAEEKEDDEVILAQLARELADDQPDPPTDELLLAAVGNYAGYLARKFQANSSVAECCKQELAQQEEMKITVELERVDTTSVMFEELFYRVLKGAEHIELI